The proteins below are encoded in one region of Macrococcus armenti:
- a CDS encoding DUF1659 domain-containing protein has product MIKDIILELTFVQSVTDEGKSILKSRRFNQVKLQISDAESKAFAQLISNLTGEMYIAINKIEKKEI; this is encoded by the coding sequence ATGATAAAAGATATTATTTTAGAACTTACTTTTGTTCAATCTGTAACAGATGAAGGTAAATCTATTTTAAAGTCACGAAGATTTAATCAAGTGAAATTGCAAATTTCTGATGCTGAATCAAAAGCATTCGCACAATTGATTTCAAATTTAACAGGTGAAATGTATATTGCGATTAATAAAATTGAAAAGAAAGAAATTTAA
- a CDS encoding DUF896 domain-containing protein — protein sequence MLDEKKIKRINELANKKKTVGLTEEEGKEQTKLRKEYLQSFRHSFKKTIENTTVIDPEGNDVTPEKLKNIQKQNKLK from the coding sequence ATGTTAGATGAAAAAAAAATAAAACGTATCAATGAATTAGCAAATAAAAAGAAAACAGTAGGATTAACAGAAGAAGAAGGTAAAGAACAAACAAAGTTAAGAAAAGAATATTTACAGTCATTCCGTCATTCCTTCAAGAAGACAATTGAAAATACTACAGTAATTGACCCGGAAGGTAATGATGTAACACCTGAAAAATTAAAAAATATTCAGAAACAAAATAAATTAAAATAA
- the tkt gene encoding transketolase, with product MFNEKDQLAVDTIRALSIDQIEAANSGHPGLPMGAAPMAYTLWTRHLNFNPASHDFFDRDRFVLSAGHGSALLYALLHVSGGLEIEELKQFRQWDSKTPGHPEYRHTKGVEITTGPLGQGFAMSVGMAMAEKHLAATYNDTLVDHYTYALVSDGDLMEGISHEAASLAGHLKLNKLIALYDSNDISLDGELNKSFSEDIKGRFESYGWQHILVKDGNDLEAIDKAIVKAKESDLPTIIEVKTIIGYGSPNKQGTNGVHGSPLGADERKLVFEAYALDADKKFHVDPSVYEIFQETMLKRANEKENNWNEAFKQFETDNKSLATQFKNDIAGELHTNYAEQFPTYEVNSSAATRATSGDMIQAIAKTVPSFFGGSADLASSNKSNVKGTGDFSAETPEGKNIWFGVREFAMGAALNGMAAHGGLKVYGATFFVFSDYLKPAVRLSALMGLPVTYVFTHDSIAVGEDGPTHEPIEQLAGLRAIPNLNVIRPADGNETRVAWKIALESKETPTALVLTRQNLDVIDINQDKLEEGVRRGGYIAYQSEKPEILIIATGSEVNLAIEAAKTLEQQGKGVQVVSMPNTKQFDAQDESYKTTVLPPSITKRIAIEMAATDSWYKYVGLGGKVIGIDTFGASAPGELVMEKYGFTSENVVNEILNMK from the coding sequence ATGTTTAACGAAAAAGATCAATTAGCAGTAGATACTATTCGTGCTTTAAGTATTGACCAAATTGAAGCGGCGAATTCTGGGCATCCAGGTTTACCGATGGGTGCAGCACCAATGGCTTATACATTATGGACGCGCCATTTAAACTTTAATCCCGCTTCACACGATTTCTTTGACAGGGATAGATTTGTACTGTCTGCTGGACATGGATCTGCATTATTATATGCACTTTTACATGTATCAGGTGGACTGGAAATCGAAGAGTTAAAACAGTTCAGACAGTGGGATTCAAAAACGCCTGGACATCCTGAATATCGCCATACGAAAGGTGTAGAAATTACAACAGGTCCTCTTGGGCAAGGTTTTGCGATGAGTGTTGGTATGGCGATGGCTGAAAAACATCTTGCTGCAACGTACAATGATACACTCGTTGATCACTATACGTATGCACTCGTTTCAGATGGTGATCTGATGGAAGGTATCTCTCATGAAGCAGCGAGTTTAGCGGGGCACCTTAAATTAAATAAACTTATCGCACTATATGATTCAAACGATATTTCACTGGATGGTGAATTAAATAAATCGTTTTCGGAAGATATTAAAGGAAGATTTGAAAGTTACGGCTGGCAGCACATTCTCGTTAAAGACGGAAATGACCTGGAAGCAATTGATAAAGCAATTGTAAAAGCAAAAGAGAGTGACTTACCAACAATTATCGAAGTGAAAACGATTATCGGATATGGTTCACCAAACAAGCAAGGTACAAATGGAGTACATGGATCACCTTTAGGCGCTGATGAGCGTAAATTAGTGTTTGAAGCATATGCTTTAGATGCTGATAAAAAATTCCACGTCGATCCATCTGTGTATGAAATATTCCAGGAAACGATGTTAAAACGTGCAAATGAAAAAGAAAATAACTGGAACGAAGCGTTCAAACAGTTTGAAACAGACAATAAATCATTAGCGACGCAATTTAAAAATGATATTGCTGGTGAGTTACATACAAACTATGCTGAGCAGTTCCCTACTTATGAAGTTAATTCAAGCGCGGCTACACGTGCTACGAGTGGAGATATGATTCAGGCGATTGCAAAAACAGTACCGTCATTCTTCGGGGGATCTGCAGACCTTGCTTCTTCAAATAAATCAAACGTAAAAGGAACTGGTGACTTCTCAGCCGAGACACCAGAAGGTAAGAATATTTGGTTTGGTGTGAGAGAGTTTGCAATGGGAGCAGCATTAAATGGTATGGCAGCCCATGGTGGACTTAAAGTTTATGGTGCAACATTCTTTGTTTTCAGTGACTATTTAAAACCTGCAGTTCGTTTATCTGCACTTATGGGATTACCAGTAACTTATGTATTTACGCATGATTCAATCGCAGTTGGTGAAGATGGACCTACGCATGAGCCAATCGAACAACTTGCGGGATTAAGAGCGATACCGAATTTAAATGTTATTCGACCTGCTGATGGTAATGAAACACGTGTTGCATGGAAGATAGCATTAGAATCTAAAGAAACGCCAACTGCTTTAGTATTAACAAGACAAAATCTAGATGTTATTGATATTAATCAGGATAAATTAGAAGAAGGTGTCAGACGTGGTGGATATATCGCATATCAATCTGAAAAACCTGAAATTTTAATTATAGCAACAGGTTCTGAAGTTAACTTAGCTATTGAAGCAGCTAAAACTTTAGAACAGCAAGGAAAAGGAGTTCAAGTCGTATCAATGCCAAATACGAAGCAATTTGATGCACAGGATGAATCATATAAAACAACAGTACTGCCTCCTTCAATTACAAAAAGAATCGCGATAGAGATGGCAGCAACTGACAGTTGGTATAAATATGTTGGATTAGGTGGCAAAGTTATTGGTATTGATACATTTGGTGCGAGTGCGCCTGGAGAGCTTGTAATGGAGAAATATGGATTTACTTCTGAAAACGTTGTAAATGAAATCTTAAATATGAAATAA
- a CDS encoding CcdC family protein, producing MYFVLSMLVALFMGITVIIVRMKAQNYPTNAKKIILPPFFMATGALMYIFPYFRLTPMEILEAVVVGMFFSLFLIFTSNFEVKNNQIYMKRSKLFPLILISLLVIRTVMKFFLSSTIHAGELGGMFFLLAFSMIVPWRIAMYMKFKKIEHSLKKQS from the coding sequence ATGTATTTTGTTTTATCTATGCTTGTCGCCCTTTTTATGGGTATTACTGTTATTATCGTAAGGATGAAAGCACAAAATTATCCAACAAATGCTAAAAAAATTATTTTGCCGCCATTTTTTATGGCAACAGGCGCTTTGATGTACATATTTCCTTATTTTAGATTAACACCTATGGAAATATTAGAAGCGGTTGTTGTAGGAATGTTTTTTTCATTATTTTTAATCTTCACTTCTAATTTTGAAGTGAAAAATAATCAAATATATATGAAACGTTCTAAACTATTTCCTTTAATTCTGATTTCATTATTAGTGATCAGAACAGTAATGAAATTCTTTTTAAGTAGTACGATTCATGCAGGTGAATTAGGGGGCATGTTCTTCCTGCTTGCTTTCAGTATGATTGTACCATGGAGAATTGCAATGTATATGAAATTCAAAAAAATTGAACATTCATTAAAAAAACAGTCGTAA
- a CDS encoding metallophosphoesterase family protein, whose amino-acid sequence MRIMHLGDLHIGKTLNQQSLLNEQSQLLDELVKQVEALSVDIIVIAGDIYDRSIPSKEAMGIYETFIYNLNQKLQKPVLIISGNHDSPERLGHGKAWMKMLNLYISTSIEDGFDPVSIDNIDFYLVPYIEPATARLYFEDDTIKTHHDTYKAIINRIEERINNAKLNIMVSHLFVSGGNTTDSEREISVGTIENVHLDLFKSFDYVMLGHLHTPDAIKDDKVFYSGSIMKYSFDEVHQRKGFRLFDTEDKSVRFIPLNPPRNLEYAEGTYDDAVNKKLCVSQDSYLKFELSNMEHVSEPMFKLKQIYPYLLELKHKTEKLNIEYQQKEVQLLSQTELVKQFYFDMTDEPLNDVQQELIDLLINESRMNDETD is encoded by the coding sequence ATGAGAATTATGCATTTGGGTGATTTGCATATTGGAAAGACGTTAAACCAGCAAAGTTTGTTAAATGAGCAATCACAATTGCTGGATGAATTAGTAAAGCAAGTTGAAGCATTATCAGTTGATATTATAGTAATTGCCGGAGATATATATGACAGATCTATTCCTTCAAAGGAAGCGATGGGTATATATGAAACATTTATTTATAATTTGAATCAAAAATTACAGAAACCAGTATTAATTATTAGCGGGAATCATGATAGTCCGGAACGACTTGGTCATGGTAAAGCGTGGATGAAGATGCTGAATCTTTATATTAGTACTTCGATTGAAGATGGATTTGATCCTGTATCAATTGATAATATTGATTTTTATCTTGTTCCATATATAGAACCTGCTACAGCACGTCTTTATTTTGAAGATGATACGATTAAGACGCATCATGATACATATAAAGCGATAATAAACAGAATCGAAGAACGTATTAACAATGCCAAACTTAATATTATGGTAAGCCATTTATTTGTTTCAGGTGGTAATACAACAGATTCTGAAAGGGAAATATCAGTAGGCACAATTGAGAATGTACATCTTGATCTATTTAAATCGTTTGACTATGTAATGTTGGGACACTTGCATACACCGGATGCGATTAAAGATGATAAAGTGTTTTATAGTGGTAGTATTATGAAATATTCATTTGATGAAGTGCATCAGAGAAAGGGATTTAGATTATTTGATACTGAGGATAAAAGCGTTCGATTTATCCCATTAAACCCTCCAAGAAATTTAGAGTATGCGGAAGGTACATATGACGATGCTGTTAATAAAAAACTTTGTGTCAGTCAAGATTCTTATTTAAAGTTTGAATTATCAAATATGGAGCATGTTTCAGAACCAATGTTCAAATTAAAGCAAATTTATCCTTATTTATTAGAATTGAAACATAAAACAGAAAAGCTGAATATTGAGTATCAGCAAAAAGAAGTTCAGCTACTTTCTCAAACTGAACTTGTTAAACAATTTTATTTTGATATGACAGATGAACCGCTCAATGATGTGCAACAAGAATTAATTGATTTGCTAATTAATGAAAGTAGGATGAATGATGAGACCGATTGA
- a CDS encoding YneF family protein — protein sequence MTTGIWIFIVILALIAGAAGGFFLARKYMMDYLKKNPPINEEMLRMMMMQMGQKPSQKKINQMMQMMNRNMNQNLK from the coding sequence ATGACTACTGGAATTTGGATATTTATTGTAATACTTGCACTTATAGCAGGTGCAGCGGGTGGTTTCTTCTTAGCGAGAAAATATATGATGGATTACTTAAAGAAAAATCCACCTATTAATGAAGAGATGTTACGTATGATGATGATGCAAATGGGTCAAAAGCCATCTCAAAAGAAAATTAATCAAATGATGCAGATGATGAACCGTAATATGAATCAAAACCTTAAATAG
- a CDS encoding cytochrome c biogenesis CcdA family protein, giving the protein MVGDITIAVAFGAGLLSFVSPCVLPIYPAFLSYITGVGYNDLQDSKLNKNAMIHTVFFLLGFSVVYISLGVGIGFISDILISYDNTIRMIGGLLCIIFGLITLGIFNPKLLMSNHKFEFKNKPAGFFGTFLVGIAFAAGWTPCMGPIIGVIFSMAAVNHSLALIYMIMYVLGFCIPFFLLTFFITKINFLKKYSQLLTKVGGVIMIIMGLLLFFNKLSVINQYFS; this is encoded by the coding sequence ATTGTGGGAGATATTACAATTGCAGTAGCATTTGGTGCGGGGTTACTTAGTTTTGTTTCTCCTTGTGTATTGCCGATTTATCCAGCGTTTTTATCGTATATTACTGGTGTTGGGTATAATGATTTACAAGATTCAAAACTAAACAAAAATGCTATGATACATACAGTTTTCTTTTTATTAGGTTTTTCAGTGGTTTATATTTCATTAGGTGTCGGTATAGGATTTATCTCAGATATTTTAATTTCATATGATAATACGATTCGAATGATTGGTGGTTTGTTATGTATTATATTTGGATTGATTACATTAGGTATATTCAACCCAAAGCTTCTAATGTCCAATCATAAGTTTGAATTTAAAAATAAGCCGGCCGGATTTTTTGGAACATTTTTAGTTGGGATTGCGTTTGCGGCTGGTTGGACACCATGTATGGGTCCGATTATTGGTGTTATATTTTCAATGGCTGCAGTAAATCATTCATTAGCATTAATCTATATGATTATGTATGTACTTGGTTTCTGTATTCCGTTTTTCTTACTGACATTCTTTATTACTAAAATTAATTTCCTTAAAAAGTATAGTCAGTTGTTAACTAAAGTTGGCGGGGTTATAATGATAATCATGGGATTATTATTATTCTTTAATAAATTATCTGTAATTAACCAGTACTTTAGTTAA
- a CDS encoding DUF2621 domain-containing protein: protein MNDWFITLIFLWSVLFMGLLTIGGFFMFRKFLKRMPKQDGKSELDWQEYYIKKALPLWNDEAKHLLNELVSPVPELFRQVAKERIAGRISKIALDENAKTITLDHILRGYIIATPKRDHPFMKKKLNQMNIDYAPYEDYFKYADDEKRKFSIFEHSEIVNKEKQS, encoded by the coding sequence GTGAACGACTGGTTTATTACGTTAATTTTTTTATGGTCGGTATTATTTATGGGCCTATTAACTATTGGTGGATTTTTTATGTTCCGTAAATTTCTGAAAAGAATGCCTAAACAAGATGGAAAAAGTGAGTTGGATTGGCAGGAGTATTATATTAAAAAAGCGCTCCCATTATGGAACGATGAGGCAAAGCATTTACTAAATGAACTCGTAAGTCCGGTTCCTGAACTCTTCAGACAAGTTGCGAAAGAACGTATCGCAGGGAGAATTTCAAAAATTGCCCTTGATGAAAATGCAAAAACAATAACACTAGATCACATATTAAGGGGTTATATTATCGCTACGCCTAAACGTGACCATCCTTTCATGAAGAAAAAATTGAACCAGATGAATATTGACTATGCACCATACGAAGATTACTTTAAATATGCAGATGATGAAAAAAGGAAATTCTCAATATTCGAACATTCTGAAATCGTTAATAAAGAAAAACAGTCGTAA
- a CDS encoding DUF2922 domain-containing protein, which translates to MKTLQMNFGTEFGKTYALTITNPKENITKEEVMQAMEMFISADYLATNSGALTSIKSAKLIDRTEQLLFENK; encoded by the coding sequence ATGAAAACTTTACAAATGAATTTTGGTACAGAATTCGGTAAAACATATGCACTTACAATTACAAATCCAAAAGAAAATATCACAAAAGAAGAAGTTATGCAGGCAATGGAAATGTTCATTAGTGCAGACTACTTAGCAACGAACTCAGGTGCATTAACGTCAATTAAATCGGCAAAGCTTATTGATCGCACAGAACAACTTTTGTTCGAAAATAAATAA
- the lexA gene encoding transcriptional repressor LexA — translation MRELTKRQEEIYEYLKHIVSTKGYPPSVREIGEAVGLASSSTVHGHLSRLEEKGYIKRDPTKPRAIEIVSTDATENFSEATIHVPVIGKVTAGIPITAIENVEEYFPLPAHFTSSHNSDIFILEVVGESMIEAGILDGDKVIVRRQSIAENGDIIVAMTEDDEATVKRFFKENNRYRLQPENPSMDPIYLDAVTVLGKVVGLFREF, via the coding sequence ATGAGAGAACTTACAAAAAGACAAGAAGAAATATATGAATATTTAAAACATATTGTATCAACTAAAGGCTATCCCCCTAGCGTTAGAGAAATTGGTGAAGCAGTTGGTTTAGCGTCGAGCTCAACTGTTCATGGTCATTTATCCAGACTTGAAGAAAAAGGATATATTAAACGTGACCCTACGAAGCCTCGTGCAATTGAGATTGTTTCAACAGATGCTACTGAAAATTTTTCTGAAGCGACGATACACGTACCAGTTATCGGTAAAGTAACAGCTGGTATTCCAATCACCGCTATTGAAAATGTAGAAGAATATTTCCCGCTCCCTGCCCATTTTACTTCAAGTCATAATAGCGATATTTTTATTTTAGAAGTCGTTGGTGAAAGTATGATAGAAGCTGGTATATTAGATGGTGATAAAGTCATCGTCAGACGTCAATCAATTGCCGAAAATGGTGATATTATCGTTGCCATGACTGAAGATGATGAAGCTACAGTGAAGCGATTCTTTAAAGAAAATAACAGATACAGACTACAACCTGAAAACCCATCTATGGATCCAATTTACTTAGATGCTGTTACTGTTTTAGGAAAAGTTGTCGGCCTCTTTAGAGAGTTTTAG
- a CDS encoding AAA family ATPase yields MMRPIEIEINNFGPFKKEIIDFRQLKHHALFLITGKTGAGKTTIFDAMMFALYGTASTQSRNFKALRNQHAQDHEESYIRFLFAIQNKQYEVIRNLPHVKEGKKTPIQSRLEFYECNDKIKEKISTHKKSETNELIKSIVKLNADQFRQILILPQGEFKKFLVSDSESKNDILRTLFNTKYLEEMVKKLKEKVDDKIEIKKRYEHSIELMIRHLDIELPNEMIDYGKQIDTLLQYYDAELMLHRNDVERLKDLESKLNKKLEALQSGEKLNEQYNKLEQYRDSYNKLKKQQSSIDSKRALIEQLTQLDAYYKIKKEIEELEIKIAEINQTIQTEKDNLQKNNVKRQELEAEYEERLLRDNEMEQLNHYLISNKRFLNVQYKSIADEIKQLELRLTTLDKYKKEKIQLQNQYEMIKGEIKVNEKLYLEQLENNIKINEVISQEQQKSELLNEYRLQKLKIIERQNQMSALQENYQVIQKEIDTFNFGNVEFDMHSIDVIKSQLKEGQNCPVCNNKVLTINDISHDKYHQLVTEQKLNESEMNNLANKIKWENEQCDKFEEKLASIEFSSVNQMQLKELEEIIQKTDKTIEENKKIKEKNDRDVKVLKVIYNEKQTESEKFEKKIKSISSDIEKLNVDLAMLPVMKAKYESFISETTFESYESFEQYYIHKKKEYQKYIDEVNQLKISIDNTSKAITNSNKTIEHQSDMLMINHKLLEERKSTKRNYDIPDDISVQYESENIESILNELNHIVKTFENDFKQFEVLKNEYETVLEGKTRPDIIKLQQDYEQQKEEKNAVFEKVNGDKNNLQIMLKAINQLENEYSEYNNHMRDIVSEMKLYEVLNGKNELKLSIENYVLIYYLEQILKLSNERLKKMSHHRYELVRKVEADARKRSGLEIEVYDFHANRVRDISSLSGGETFIASLCLALGLSDYVMQQSGGINLESVFIDEGFGTLDQETLDTAVDALIELQQSGKLIGIISHVQSLKETIPAMLKVTTDGFESNTSFVFK; encoded by the coding sequence ATGATGAGACCGATTGAAATTGAAATAAACAATTTTGGACCATTTAAAAAAGAAATTATTGACTTCAGACAATTAAAACATCATGCTTTATTTTTAATTACTGGTAAGACTGGCGCTGGTAAAACTACTATATTCGATGCGATGATGTTTGCATTATATGGCACAGCGTCTACGCAATCCAGAAACTTTAAAGCGCTTAGAAATCAGCACGCGCAAGATCATGAAGAATCATACATACGGTTTTTATTTGCCATACAGAATAAACAGTATGAGGTAATCAGAAACTTACCACACGTAAAAGAAGGAAAAAAAACTCCGATACAGTCAAGATTAGAGTTTTATGAATGTAATGATAAAATCAAAGAAAAAATAAGTACACATAAAAAGTCAGAAACGAATGAATTAATAAAATCTATCGTTAAGTTAAATGCAGATCAGTTCAGACAAATTCTTATTTTACCACAAGGGGAATTCAAAAAGTTTCTCGTGTCTGATAGTGAAAGTAAAAATGATATATTGAGAACGCTATTTAATACGAAGTATTTAGAAGAAATGGTTAAGAAATTAAAAGAAAAAGTTGACGATAAAATTGAAATAAAAAAGCGATATGAACATTCAATTGAATTAATGATACGCCATCTTGATATTGAACTTCCGAACGAAATGATTGATTACGGTAAACAAATTGATACATTACTTCAATATTATGATGCCGAATTAATGTTACATAGAAATGATGTTGAACGATTAAAAGATTTAGAATCTAAACTCAATAAAAAATTAGAAGCACTACAAAGCGGTGAAAAATTAAATGAACAATATAATAAACTTGAGCAATATAGAGATTCGTATAATAAATTAAAAAAGCAGCAATCATCGATAGATTCGAAGAGAGCATTAATTGAACAGTTAACACAACTTGATGCTTACTATAAAATTAAAAAAGAAATTGAGGAACTAGAAATAAAGATTGCTGAAATCAATCAAACCATTCAAACAGAGAAGGATAATCTTCAGAAAAATAATGTGAAACGTCAGGAACTTGAAGCGGAATATGAAGAAAGATTATTACGCGATAATGAAATGGAGCAATTAAATCATTATTTAATTTCAAATAAAAGGTTTTTAAATGTGCAGTATAAATCAATCGCAGACGAAATTAAGCAATTGGAATTACGATTAACAACGCTTGATAAATATAAGAAAGAGAAAATACAACTTCAGAATCAGTATGAAATGATTAAGGGTGAAATTAAAGTAAATGAAAAATTATATTTGGAACAATTAGAAAACAATATAAAAATTAATGAAGTTATTTCTCAGGAACAGCAAAAATCTGAATTACTAAATGAATACAGACTTCAAAAATTAAAGATAATTGAACGTCAAAATCAGATGTCAGCATTACAAGAGAATTATCAAGTTATTCAAAAAGAGATCGATACTTTTAATTTTGGTAATGTAGAATTTGATATGCATTCAATAGATGTTATTAAAAGTCAATTGAAAGAAGGTCAAAACTGTCCTGTGTGCAATAATAAGGTACTTACAATCAATGATATTTCACATGACAAATACCACCAACTAGTGACTGAACAAAAATTAAATGAAAGTGAAATGAATAATTTAGCGAATAAGATTAAATGGGAAAATGAACAATGTGATAAATTTGAAGAAAAACTTGCATCAATAGAATTTTCATCAGTCAATCAAATGCAATTGAAAGAATTAGAAGAAATTATTCAAAAAACTGATAAAACAATTGAAGAAAATAAAAAAATAAAAGAAAAAAACGACCGAGATGTTAAAGTATTAAAAGTTATATATAATGAAAAGCAGACTGAAAGTGAGAAATTTGAGAAAAAAATAAAATCAATTTCATCTGACATTGAGAAATTAAACGTTGATCTCGCAATGTTACCTGTTATGAAAGCGAAATATGAATCGTTTATAAGTGAAACAACATTTGAAAGCTATGAGTCATTCGAGCAGTATTATATTCATAAAAAGAAAGAATACCAGAAATATATCGACGAAGTAAATCAATTAAAAATCTCGATTGATAATACGTCTAAAGCTATAACTAACAGCAATAAGACGATTGAACATCAATCGGATATGCTTATGATTAATCATAAACTATTAGAAGAAAGAAAGAGCACAAAACGAAATTATGATATACCTGATGATATTTCAGTTCAATATGAGAGTGAAAATATAGAGAGTATTCTTAATGAACTCAATCACATAGTAAAAACGTTTGAAAATGATTTTAAACAATTTGAAGTATTAAAAAATGAATATGAAACGGTGCTAGAAGGTAAAACACGTCCAGATATTATTAAATTACAGCAAGATTATGAACAGCAAAAAGAAGAAAAAAATGCAGTGTTTGAAAAAGTAAATGGAGATAAAAATAATTTACAAATCATGCTTAAGGCAATTAATCAATTAGAAAACGAATATAGTGAATATAACAACCATATGCGAGATATCGTTTCAGAAATGAAGTTGTATGAAGTTCTAAATGGTAAAAATGAGCTTAAGCTTTCTATCGAAAATTACGTGCTCATATATTATTTAGAACAAATATTAAAATTATCAAATGAACGTCTAAAAAAAATGTCACACCATCGATATGAACTCGTACGAAAAGTTGAAGCGGATGCAAGAAAGCGAAGTGGTCTGGAAATAGAAGTATATGATTTTCATGCGAATCGTGTTAGGGATATATCATCTTTATCAGGGGGAGAGACTTTTATTGCTTCGCTTTGTTTAGCACTTGGTTTAAGTGATTATGTTATGCAGCAGTCAGGTGGAATAAATTTAGAATCTGTATTTATTGATGAAGGGTTTGGAACGCTTGATCAGGAGACGTTGGATACTGCTGTAGATGCGCTTATTGAACTCCAGCAAAGTGGTAAGTTGATTGGTATTATCAGTCATGTACAATCTCTCAAAGAAACGATTCCAGCGATGCTGAAAGTTACTACTGATGGATTTGAGAGTAACACGTCCTTCGTTTTTAAGTAA
- a CDS encoding VOC family protein — MSNYWLNLPVRNVAQALNFYRAIGFEIIEERSNNETIGAFKIGDQTICVFRNDILEGFIGTEVKSISDKPEMIVSFNFSNNESVDVLNHSVKTAGGSVLAEPSMKNGYYGMMFTDLDGHYFNVIVM, encoded by the coding sequence ATGAGTAATTACTGGCTGAATTTACCTGTGCGTAATGTAGCACAAGCACTTAATTTTTACCGAGCAATCGGTTTTGAAATTATTGAAGAACGAAGTAACAATGAAACGATTGGAGCATTTAAAATCGGTGATCAGACAATTTGTGTCTTTCGAAATGATATACTTGAAGGTTTTATAGGCACTGAAGTAAAAAGTATTTCTGATAAGCCGGAAATGATCGTTTCATTTAATTTTTCTAATAATGAGTCAGTAGATGTATTAAATCATTCTGTGAAAACTGCAGGGGGAAGTGTACTTGCTGAACCATCGATGAAAAATGGTTATTATGGCATGATGTTCACTGACTTAGATGGACATTATTTTAATGTGATTGTGATGTGA
- a CDS encoding metal-binding protein ZinT → MKKPFIIGSAITLSVLLSGCNQDKDKNEAKKTQTEQHEHKKDENSVHEHDHKHDHKHEHDHGHHMSDADKKVYEGYFDDSAVKDRKLTDWEGSWQSVYPFLKDGTLDEVFEHKAEDQKKSAEDVKSYYTTGYKTDVSHIKIGEKEITFTQNGEKHKGEYEYDGKEILTYEKGNRGVRYIFKRVSGDDKAPKFIQFSDHIIAPERALHFHIYMGDDRAELLKELENWPTYYPDDLSANEVKEEMLAH, encoded by the coding sequence ATGAAAAAGCCTTTTATAATCGGTTCAGCAATTACTTTATCAGTTCTACTTTCAGGCTGTAACCAGGACAAAGATAAAAATGAAGCAAAGAAAACTCAAACAGAGCAACACGAACATAAAAAAGATGAAAACAGCGTACATGAACATGACCACAAACACGATCATAAGCATGAACATGACCATGGCCATCACATGAGTGATGCTGATAAAAAAGTTTATGAAGGATACTTCGATGATTCAGCAGTTAAAGATAGAAAATTAACAGATTGGGAAGGTAGCTGGCAATCTGTTTATCCATTTTTAAAAGATGGTACACTTGATGAAGTTTTTGAGCATAAAGCAGAAGATCAGAAAAAGTCTGCTGAAGATGTAAAATCTTATTATACAACTGGTTATAAAACAGATGTATCACATATTAAAATTGGTGAAAAAGAAATAACATTTACACAAAATGGTGAAAAGCATAAAGGTGAATACGAATACGATGGTAAAGAGATTCTGACATATGAAAAAGGAAATCGTGGCGTACGTTATATATTTAAGCGTGTATCAGGCGATGATAAAGCACCTAAATTTATTCAGTTCAGCGATCATATTATTGCACCAGAAAGAGCACTTCACTTCCACATTTACATGGGTGATGACAGAGCAGAACTACTCAAAGAACTTGAAAACTGGCCAACATATTATCCAGATGATTTAAGTGCAAATGAAGTTAAGGAAGAAATGTTAGCGCATTAA